One Pseudomonas sp. HOU2 genomic window carries:
- a CDS encoding gluconokinase, giving the protein MSHPITALVIMGVAGCGKTCVSQALCQLSGATAIEGDTFHPAANIEKMSAGIPLNDDDRAGWLDSLCVELRRVDALGERPVLTCSALKHSYREVLRSALPGLGFVFLELTPEVAADRVSHRPGHFMPATLIESQFATLESPVGEPLTLALNASIHSVEELAAQAHVWWQAHGLKQAV; this is encoded by the coding sequence ATGAGTCATCCCATCACCGCCCTGGTCATCATGGGCGTTGCCGGTTGCGGCAAGACGTGCGTCAGCCAGGCCCTGTGCCAATTGAGCGGCGCCACTGCCATTGAAGGCGATACTTTTCATCCGGCCGCCAACATCGAAAAGATGAGCGCGGGGATCCCCCTGAACGACGACGACCGTGCCGGCTGGCTCGACAGCCTGTGCGTTGAGCTGCGTCGTGTCGATGCACTCGGCGAGCGTCCGGTGCTGACCTGCTCGGCCCTTAAACACAGTTATCGCGAAGTGCTGCGCAGTGCCTTGCCGGGCCTGGGCTTTGTGTTTCTTGAGCTGACCCCTGAAGTCGCTGCCGACCGCGTGTCCCATCGTCCGGGCCACTTCATGCCGGCGACGTTGATCGAAAGCCAGTTCGCCACCCTCGAATCGCCGGTTGGCGAGCCGCTGACCCTGGCGCTCAATGCTTCGATCCACAGCGTCGAAGAACTGGCGGCCCAGGCGCACGTCTGGTGGCAGGCCCACGGTCTGAAGCAGGCGGTATGA
- a CDS encoding GNAT family N-acetyltransferase — protein sequence MSAQLVPYDRLNALQRQQVEAIEIHPEQIKFSGDIHGALHTLLSKPGPGVKGFALLADQVPVAFLLLKRPPVLPAWANEHSATLHALQVDHRAQGKGYGKACLQALPEVAREAWPEIKGLELSVDADNDAAIALYAKHGFVDSGEAYKGRVGYERRMGLFF from the coding sequence GTGTCAGCCCAACTCGTGCCGTACGACCGCCTGAACGCCTTGCAGCGTCAGCAAGTCGAGGCGATTGAAATCCATCCCGAGCAGATCAAGTTCTCCGGCGACATTCACGGCGCGCTGCACACGCTGCTGTCCAAACCTGGTCCCGGCGTCAAAGGCTTTGCCCTGCTGGCCGACCAGGTGCCGGTGGCGTTCCTGCTGCTCAAGCGCCCGCCCGTGTTGCCGGCCTGGGCCAATGAACACAGCGCCACCCTGCACGCCCTGCAGGTCGACCACCGGGCGCAGGGCAAAGGTTACGGCAAGGCTTGCCTGCAGGCGCTGCCCGAGGTGGCGCGTGAAGCATGGCCGGAGATCAAGGGGCTGGAACTGTCGGTGGATGCCGATAACGATGCCGCCATCGCGCTGTACGCCAAACACGGTTTCGTCGACAGCGGCGAAGCGTACAAGGGCCGGGTCGGTTACGAACGGCGTATGGGACTGTTTTTCTAA
- a CDS encoding GntP family permease, translated as MFGMSHDAYLLLDAVVTVIGLIILITKFKIHPFISLTIAAAFLGLTSGMPIGTIIKAFQDGFGGVLGFVGIILALGTMLGKMMAESGGADQIAQTLIRAFGKDKVQWAMMFAAFLVGIPLFFEIGFVLLIPLVFIVARRTGVSIIKIGIPLLAGLSAVHGLVPPHPGPLLAIGVFGADIGKTILYGLIVALPTAIIAGPIFGTFIAKHIPGHPNQELVDQLARETDSQNLPSFGITLITVLLPVFLMLLKTFADVALPDGHFFRTWMDMIGHPISALLLALLLSLYTFGHKQGIGSQQMLKWLDASLAPTAAIILIIGAGGGFKQMLVTSGVGDVIGHMAVSAQISPILLAWLVAAVIRIATGSATVATITGAGIVVPVVGMIPGVNRELLVLATGAGSLILSHVNDAGFWLVKQYFNMTVAETFKTWTAMETILSVVALGFILLLSLFV; from the coding sequence ATGTTTGGCATGTCCCACGACGCCTACCTGCTGCTCGATGCAGTGGTCACGGTGATCGGACTTATCATCCTGATCACCAAATTCAAGATTCACCCCTTTATCTCCCTGACCATCGCGGCCGCGTTCCTCGGTCTGACGTCGGGCATGCCGATCGGCACCATCATCAAGGCGTTCCAGGACGGCTTCGGTGGCGTGCTCGGTTTCGTCGGCATCATCCTCGCGCTGGGCACCATGCTCGGCAAAATGATGGCCGAATCCGGTGGTGCCGATCAGATCGCGCAGACCCTGATCCGTGCGTTCGGCAAGGACAAAGTGCAGTGGGCAATGATGTTCGCCGCATTCCTCGTCGGTATTCCGCTGTTCTTCGAAATCGGCTTCGTGCTGCTCATTCCGCTGGTGTTCATCGTTGCCCGCCGCACCGGTGTGTCGATCATCAAGATCGGTATCCCGCTGCTTGCCGGTCTGTCTGCGGTACACGGTCTGGTGCCGCCGCACCCGGGCCCGCTGCTGGCGATCGGCGTGTTCGGTGCCGACATCGGCAAGACCATTCTCTACGGTCTGATCGTTGCGCTGCCGACGGCCATCATTGCCGGCCCGATCTTCGGTACGTTCATCGCCAAGCACATCCCCGGTCATCCGAATCAGGAACTGGTCGATCAACTGGCCCGTGAAACCGATTCGCAGAATCTGCCGAGCTTCGGCATCACCCTGATCACCGTGCTGCTGCCGGTGTTCCTGATGCTGCTGAAAACCTTCGCCGACGTGGCGCTGCCGGACGGTCATTTCTTCCGCACCTGGATGGACATGATCGGTCACCCGATCTCGGCACTGCTGCTGGCGCTGTTGCTGTCGCTGTACACCTTCGGTCACAAGCAGGGCATCGGTTCGCAACAGATGCTCAAGTGGCTGGACGCGAGCCTGGCGCCAACCGCCGCGATCATCCTGATCATTGGTGCCGGTGGCGGTTTCAAGCAGATGCTGGTGACCAGCGGCGTGGGCGACGTGATCGGCCACATGGCGGTCAGCGCGCAGATCTCGCCGATCCTGCTGGCATGGCTGGTGGCGGCGGTGATTCGTATCGCCACCGGTTCGGCCACCGTGGCGACCATCACGGGCGCGGGCATCGTGGTGCCGGTGGTCGGGATGATCCCGGGCGTCAACCGTGAGCTGCTGGTACTCGCTACGGGTGCGGGCTCGTTGATTCTGTCCCATGTGAACGACGCCGGTTTCTGGCTGGTGAAGCAGTACTTCAACATGACCGTCGCCGAAACCTTCAAGACCTGGACCGCGATGGAAACCATCCTGTCCGTGGTTGCGTTGGGCTTTATCCTGCTGTTGTCGCTGTTCGTTTAA
- a CDS encoding LysR family transcriptional regulator, with amino-acid sequence MDIRHLKAFLAVFEERNITAAAQRLFISQPTLSVTIRQLEDELGATLFVRQPRGVEVSAEARLLYPQARRMVAESEALSRMFRGGENRVALTLGIEGDIAASHIEAFVRMAHQALPNLLLTLEEGCHGDGRLAVEEMCCEDELFLPLWEEPYVMALPLDHPMAAAQAGWAPIDDWITCPQHPSHQRLMALYGRSPQALAGHAGSLQQALHMVAAGVGVAMLPQSLVSGHVRVVARALHLPAPTRRVGLCYAAQALELPAMRGLQGYFQENRPVEIAAA; translated from the coding sequence ATGGATATCCGCCACCTCAAAGCCTTTCTCGCGGTGTTCGAAGAACGCAACATCACCGCCGCGGCACAGCGTTTGTTCATCAGTCAGCCGACGCTGTCGGTGACGATCAGGCAGCTTGAAGACGAACTCGGCGCGACGTTGTTCGTGCGACAACCCCGTGGGGTCGAGGTCAGTGCCGAGGCTCGGCTGTTGTACCCGCAGGCGCGGCGCATGGTTGCTGAATCCGAAGCGCTGAGCCGGATGTTTCGCGGCGGCGAAAACCGCGTGGCGCTGACGCTGGGCATCGAAGGCGATATCGCTGCCAGCCACATCGAAGCCTTCGTACGCATGGCCCATCAGGCCTTGCCCAATCTGCTGCTGACGCTGGAGGAGGGCTGTCACGGTGACGGACGGCTGGCGGTGGAGGAGATGTGCTGCGAGGACGAATTGTTCCTGCCGCTGTGGGAAGAACCTTACGTGATGGCGCTGCCGCTGGACCATCCAATGGCGGCGGCGCAGGCGGGGTGGGCGCCGATCGATGACTGGATCACCTGCCCGCAGCATCCGTCGCATCAGCGCTTGATGGCGTTGTACGGACGCTCGCCGCAAGCGCTGGCCGGGCATGCGGGGTCGTTGCAGCAGGCGTTGCACATGGTTGCGGCGGGTGTCGGCGTGGCGATGTTGCCGCAGTCGCTAGTCAGCGGACATGTGCGGGTGGTGGCGCGGGCGTTGCACTTGCCGGCACCGACGCGCCGGGTCGGGTTGTGTTATGCGGCGCAGGCGCTGGAGTTGCCGGCGATGCGTGGGTTGCAGGGGTACTTTCAGGAGAACCGGCCGGTGGAAATTGCAGCGGCCTGA
- a CDS encoding LysR family transcriptional regulator: MASQEVLLAFVQAATQGSFSAAARKLGRSQSTISAAVASLEIDLDLLLFDRSSRKPALTPAGHVMLQRAEAILAATSRMEMSARQLAQGVEPKLTVAISDTYQSARFEAALVDFEQRYPDLELECLIAECDDLIELVQRGRAHLAFAEMRDSYPPDLVTSTVAERTDIALFVKRDHVLTGLEQVDQQVLEQHRELRLATIVNPYDSRGKGRMWSAPSYLMLMEMAEMGFGWAALPRWLVGRFGNDTLVELTVRGWPRPVYVDALWSRIYPPGPAGSWLLSKMLE; the protein is encoded by the coding sequence ATGGCTTCGCAGGAAGTGCTGCTGGCGTTTGTTCAGGCTGCCACCCAAGGTTCGTTTTCGGCGGCGGCGCGCAAACTGGGGCGCAGTCAGTCGACTATCAGTGCGGCGGTGGCCAGCCTGGAGATCGATCTGGACCTGCTGCTGTTCGACCGCAGCAGCCGCAAACCGGCCCTGACCCCGGCTGGCCATGTGATGCTGCAACGGGCCGAGGCGATTCTGGCGGCCACCAGTCGCATGGAAATGAGCGCGCGGCAACTAGCCCAAGGTGTCGAGCCGAAGCTGACCGTGGCGATTTCCGATACCTACCAGTCAGCGCGTTTTGAAGCAGCACTGGTGGATTTCGAGCAGCGTTATCCGGACCTGGAGCTGGAATGCCTGATCGCCGAATGCGACGACCTGATCGAGCTGGTGCAGCGTGGCCGCGCCCATCTGGCGTTTGCGGAGATGCGCGACAGCTATCCGCCGGACCTGGTGACCTCGACGGTCGCCGAGCGCACCGACATCGCGCTGTTCGTCAAACGTGACCATGTACTGACCGGCCTCGAACAGGTCGATCAGCAGGTGCTGGAGCAGCATCGGGAGTTGCGTCTGGCAACGATCGTCAATCCCTACGACAGCCGCGGCAAAGGCCGGATGTGGTCGGCGCCGAGTTACCTGATGTTGATGGAAATGGCGGAGATGGGTTTTGGCTGGGCGGCGCTGCCGCGCTGGCTGGTGGGGCGCTTTGGCAACGACACACTGGTGGAGTTGACCGTACGTGGCTGGCCTCGGCCGGTGTATGTCGATGCATTGTGGTCGCGGATTTATCCGCCGGGGCCGGCGGGGAGTTGGCTCCTGAGCAAGATGCTGGAATAA
- a CDS encoding GyrI-like domain-containing protein — translation MDEQKRVEVAEPRFEHGHFLLIAGFRGRFTQDTAKDIPALWEKFLPHLGKIQGQKNEVTYGVCSNFDGQGGFDYIAGVEISKLDDLDQKVYQWVEVLPRQYAVFEHKGPLDQLPQTLQYIYKTWLPTSHYVELNAPELERYSADFNPRLHTGKLEICVPVDTKA, via the coding sequence ATGGATGAGCAAAAACGCGTCGAAGTGGCTGAACCTCGCTTCGAACATGGACACTTCCTGCTGATTGCAGGTTTTCGTGGTCGATTTACCCAGGACACTGCCAAGGACATCCCCGCATTGTGGGAAAAGTTCTTGCCGCATCTGGGAAAGATTCAGGGACAGAAGAACGAAGTGACCTACGGCGTCTGCAGCAATTTCGACGGCCAGGGTGGCTTCGATTACATCGCCGGGGTGGAAATCAGCAAGCTCGATGACCTGGACCAGAAGGTCTACCAGTGGGTCGAAGTGCTGCCCCGGCAATACGCCGTGTTCGAGCACAAGGGACCGCTCGATCAACTGCCGCAGACCCTGCAATACATCTACAAGACCTGGCTGCCGACCTCCCACTACGTGGAACTGAATGCCCCGGAGCTGGAACGCTACAGCGCCGATTTCAATCCGCGACTGCACACCGGCAAACTGGAAATCTGCGTGCCAGTCGATACCAAGGCCTGA
- a CDS encoding LysE family transporter gives MEFTSGFLLSLSLCLDIGVANIAMITLAMQRGYFQGFALGLGTCVGDLIYAVLALAGMTVLLQYESVRWVLWIGGSALLIYFAAKMIYSAIHHEAQLAATAEVGQNSHRKEFFRGIFLAMSSPSAILWFAAVGGTLIARSGGSGPLSSALFLGGFLCAGLLWSAGLCFAASHGGKLLGDKLLRYSYMASAAIFCYFAVYVIVSGYNEFVGSGAADQLHAL, from the coding sequence ATGGAATTCACCAGTGGCTTCTTGCTGAGCCTTTCGTTGTGCCTGGACATCGGCGTGGCCAACATCGCGATGATCACCCTGGCGATGCAGCGCGGCTACTTTCAAGGCTTCGCGCTGGGCCTGGGCACCTGTGTCGGTGACCTGATCTACGCGGTGCTGGCGCTGGCCGGAATGACCGTGTTGCTGCAATACGAAAGCGTGCGCTGGGTGCTGTGGATCGGCGGGTCGGCGCTGCTGATCTACTTTGCGGCGAAGATGATCTACTCGGCGATTCACCACGAGGCGCAGTTGGCGGCGACGGCGGAGGTGGGGCAGAACTCCCATCGCAAAGAGTTCTTTCGTGGGATCTTCCTCGCCATGTCCTCACCTAGCGCGATTCTGTGGTTCGCCGCAGTCGGCGGTACGCTGATCGCGCGATCCGGTGGCAGCGGCCCGCTGAGTTCGGCGCTGTTCCTCGGCGGTTTCCTCTGCGCCGGGCTGCTGTGGTCGGCCGGCCTGTGCTTTGCCGCGAGCCACGGCGGCAAGTTGCTGGGTGACAAGCTGCTGCGCTACTCCTACATGGCATCGGCGGCGATCTTCTGCTATTTCGCGGTTTACGTGATCGTATCCGGTTATAACGAGTTCGTTGGCTCCGGGGCCGCCGACCAGTTGCACGCCTTGTGA
- a CDS encoding GNAT family N-acetyltransferase, translated as MNTVIRNVTAADLDRCYAIETVAYEGDEAATREKIATRIATWPDGFIVAEVDGVVAGFINSGAAFEVQMSDEAFKELIGHDPQGPNVVIMSVVVHPDYQGQGLAKRLLAEFIERMRGLDKATIHLMCKEQHIPLYAGFGFAYIKPSESDHGGMAWHEMILTL; from the coding sequence ATGAACACCGTCATCCGCAACGTCACCGCCGCCGACCTGGACCGCTGCTACGCCATCGAAACCGTGGCCTACGAAGGCGATGAAGCCGCCACCCGCGAGAAGATCGCCACGCGCATCGCCACCTGGCCGGACGGCTTCATCGTCGCCGAGGTGGACGGTGTGGTCGCCGGCTTCATCAACTCGGGCGCGGCGTTTGAGGTGCAGATGTCGGACGAGGCGTTCAAGGAACTGATCGGCCACGACCCGCAAGGGCCGAACGTGGTGATCATGTCGGTGGTGGTGCACCCGGACTACCAGGGCCAGGGCCTGGCCAAGCGCTTGCTGGCCGAGTTCATCGAACGCATGCGCGGGCTGGATAAAGCGACGATTCACCTGATGTGCAAGGAACAGCACATTCCGCTGTATGCCGGTTTCGGCTTTGCCTACATCAAACCGTCGGAGTCGGATCACGGCGGCATGGCGTGGCACGAGATGATCCTCACTTTGTAA
- a CDS encoding SDR family oxidoreductase, whose translation MGKPLIIITGASSGIGEATARRLSAAGHPLLLLARRIERLQALGLPNSLSRQVDITDRAALLAAVAEAEAQFGPADALINNAGVMLLGAMSEQDPAQWEQMLDVNVKGLLNGVHAVVAGMVERKHGTIINVSSVAGRKTFPNHVAYVGTKFAVHGLSENLREELAPHNVRVTTIAPGAVETELLSHTTDEAIKTGYQAWKQEMGGTVLSAEDVAKAIAYAYEQPQGVCIREIVLAATRQQA comes from the coding sequence ATGGGCAAGCCATTGATCATCATCACCGGGGCCAGTTCGGGCATTGGCGAAGCGACAGCCCGCCGCTTGAGCGCTGCCGGTCATCCGCTGTTGCTGCTGGCGCGCCGGATTGAACGCCTGCAGGCACTGGGGCTGCCGAACAGCCTCAGCCGTCAGGTCGACATCACTGATCGCGCCGCCCTGCTCGCGGCAGTCGCCGAAGCCGAAGCGCAATTCGGCCCGGCCGATGCGCTGATCAACAACGCCGGCGTGATGCTGCTGGGTGCGATGAGCGAGCAGGATCCGGCGCAGTGGGAGCAGATGCTCGACGTCAACGTCAAAGGCCTGCTCAATGGCGTGCATGCCGTGGTCGCCGGTATGGTCGAGCGCAAGCACGGCACGATCATCAACGTCAGCTCGGTGGCCGGGCGCAAGACGTTCCCGAATCACGTGGCTTACGTCGGCACCAAGTTTGCGGTGCATGGTCTGTCGGAAAACCTGCGCGAAGAACTGGCGCCGCACAACGTGCGCGTCACCACCATTGCCCCGGGCGCGGTGGAAACCGAGTTGCTCAGCCACACCACCGATGAAGCGATCAAGACCGGCTACCAGGCGTGGAAGCAGGAGATGGGCGGCACGGTGTTGAGCGCCGAGGACGTGGCGAAGGCGATTGCCTATGCCTATGAGCAGCCGCAGGGCGTGTGCATCCGCGAGATCGTTCTGGCAGCGACTCGGCAGCAGGCCTGA
- the alaC gene encoding alanine transaminase — MAEQGSPRRFARIDRLPPYVFNITAELKMAARRRGEDIIDLSMGNPDGATPPHIVEKLVQVAQREDTHGYSTSKGIPRLRRAISNWYKERYAVDIDPESEAIVTIGSKEGLAHLMLATLDQGDTVLVPNPSYPIHIYGAVIAGAQVRSVPLVPGVDFFDELERAIRGSIPKPKMMILGFPSNPTAQCVELDFFERVIALAKQYDVLVVHDLAYADIVYDGWKAPSIMQVPGAKDIAVEFFTLSKSYNMAGWRIGFMVGNPELVNALARIKSYHDYGTFTPLQVAAIAALEGDQQCVRDIAEQYRQRRNVLVKGLHELGWMVENPKASMYVWAKIPEAYAHLGSLEFAKKLLAEAKVCVSPGVGFGEYGDDHVRFALIENQDRIRQAVRGIRGMFRADGLTPKTA, encoded by the coding sequence ATGGCTGAACAAGGTTCGCCGCGCCGCTTTGCGCGCATTGATCGACTCCCCCCTTACGTTTTCAACATCACCGCCGAGCTGAAGATGGCCGCGCGGCGCCGTGGTGAAGACATCATCGACCTGAGCATGGGCAACCCCGACGGGGCCACGCCGCCGCACATTGTCGAAAAACTCGTCCAGGTCGCCCAGCGCGAAGACACCCACGGTTACTCCACGTCCAAGGGCATTCCGCGTCTGCGCCGGGCGATTTCCAACTGGTACAAGGAACGCTACGCGGTCGACATCGACCCGGAAAGCGAAGCCATCGTCACCATCGGTTCCAAGGAAGGCCTGGCGCATTTGATGCTGGCGACCCTGGATCAGGGCGACACGGTACTGGTGCCGAACCCGAGCTACCCGATTCACATCTACGGCGCGGTGATTGCCGGTGCGCAGGTGCGTTCGGTGCCGCTGGTGCCCGGTGTGGACTTCTTCGATGAACTGGAGCGGGCGATTCGCGGTTCGATCCCGAAGCCGAAGATGATGATCCTCGGCTTCCCGTCCAACCCTACCGCGCAATGCGTGGAGCTGGATTTCTTCGAAAGGGTGATCGCCCTCGCCAAGCAGTACGACGTGCTGGTGGTGCACGACCTGGCTTACGCCGACATCGTCTACGACGGCTGGAAAGCCCCGTCGATCATGCAGGTGCCAGGCGCGAAGGACATTGCGGTGGAATTTTTCACCCTGTCCAAGAGCTACAACATGGCGGGCTGGCGCATCGGTTTCATGGTCGGCAACCCGGAACTGGTCAACGCCCTGGCGCGGATCAAGAGCTACCACGACTACGGCACCTTCACCCCGCTGCAAGTGGCGGCGATTGCTGCGCTCGAAGGCGATCAGCAATGCGTGCGCGACATCGCCGAGCAGTATCGTCAGCGTCGCAACGTGCTGGTCAAAGGTCTGCATGAGCTGGGCTGGATGGTCGAGAATCCGAAAGCGTCGATGTACGTCTGGGCGAAGATTCCCGAGGCTTACGCGCATCTGGGTTCGCTGGAGTTCGCCAAAAAGCTGCTGGCTGAAGCGAAGGTCTGCGTCTCGCCGGGGGTGGGTTTTGGTGAGTATGGCGACGACCATGTGCGCTTCGCGCTGATCGAAAACCAGGACCGGATTCGGCAGGCCGTGCGCGGGATTCGTGGGATGTTCCGGGCGGATGGCCTGACCCCGAAAACCGCCTGA
- a CDS encoding YciI family protein yields the protein MKYLCLVYSDERLLHTSPDSPEDAECWAYAESIQGSGRMVAAEALESVQTATTVRMRNGKLSITDGPFAETKEQLAGFYLIDAKDLNEAIQVAGNIPAARVGSVEVRPVRQLNV from the coding sequence ATGAAGTATCTATGCCTGGTCTACAGCGACGAACGCTTGCTGCACACCTCGCCCGACAGCCCGGAAGACGCCGAGTGCTGGGCCTACGCCGAGTCGATTCAGGGCAGCGGGCGGATGGTCGCGGCCGAAGCGCTGGAGTCGGTGCAGACCGCGACCACGGTGCGCATGCGCAACGGCAAGCTGTCGATCACCGATGGCCCGTTCGCTGAAACCAAGGAGCAACTGGCCGGGTTTTACCTGATCGATGCCAAGGATCTCAACGAAGCGATTCAGGTCGCCGGTAACATTCCGGCGGCCCGGGTCGGCAGCGTCGAAGTGCGTCCGGTACGGCAGTTGAATGTCTGA
- a CDS encoding nuclear transport factor 2 family protein, translated as MSAQTEIQTLINTYREAVMTKNVDKVMTLYTDDIVSFDAIRALQFKGKAAYRAHWEACMEMCSGPHVFEFHEIAIETADNLAFAHWVTHCGGTNDKGETQSCWMRATACYRQVGGTWKIAHEHWSAPFDPMSGATLFDVQP; from the coding sequence ATGAGCGCACAGACTGAAATCCAGACCCTGATCAACACCTACCGCGAAGCGGTGATGACCAAGAACGTCGACAAGGTCATGACGTTGTACACCGACGACATCGTCTCCTTCGATGCGATCAGGGCCCTGCAATTCAAGGGCAAAGCGGCTTACCGTGCACATTGGGAAGCCTGCATGGAGATGTGTTCCGGCCCGCACGTTTTCGAGTTTCACGAGATCGCCATCGAGACCGCCGACAACCTCGCCTTCGCCCATTGGGTCACGCATTGCGGCGGCACCAACGACAAGGGCGAAACCCAGAGCTGCTGGATGCGCGCCACCGCGTGCTATCGGCAGGTCGGCGGGACTTGGAAAATCGCTCACGAGCACTGGTCGGCACCGTTCGATCCGATGAGCGGCGCCACGCTGTTCGATGTACAACCCTGA
- a CDS encoding RNA polymerase sigma factor, whose protein sequence is MSEVRARVEQVYREDSRRILATLIRLLGDFDLAEEALHEAFFIAVERWQRDGVPDNPRTWLVSTGRFKAIDVLRRRARFKASQPLLLAQLEELEQADWSGEEVEDDRLRLIFTCCHPALAADAQVPLTLREVCDLTTEEIARAFLSAPAAIAQRIVRAKAKIRDAKIPYQVPSLNELPERLDSVLRVIYLVFNEGYSASMGTELIREDLTREAIRLGRLLMELLPEPEVMGLLALMLLHESRRSARTSAQGELILLDDQDRSRWDAGLIAEGCALIERALSTRRFGPYCLQAAIAAVHAEAPSAADTDWQQIVGLYDVLLRAVPSPVIELNRAVAVAKRDGALAGLTLIEGILDRGELQDYHLAHSARAEFCRQLGRVEQARAAYLRALELTRQEPERRFIEARLAQLD, encoded by the coding sequence ATGTCTGAGGTCCGGGCGCGGGTCGAGCAGGTCTATCGCGAAGACTCGCGGCGGATCCTGGCGACGCTGATTCGCCTGCTCGGCGATTTCGACCTCGCCGAAGAAGCCTTGCACGAGGCGTTCTTCATCGCGGTCGAGCGCTGGCAGCGCGACGGCGTGCCTGACAACCCGCGCACCTGGCTGGTGTCCACCGGACGCTTCAAGGCCATCGATGTGTTGCGCCGCCGCGCCCGCTTCAAGGCCTCGCAGCCGCTGTTGCTGGCACAGCTTGAGGAACTCGAGCAGGCCGACTGGAGTGGCGAAGAAGTGGAAGACGACCGCCTGCGGCTGATCTTCACCTGCTGTCACCCGGCGCTGGCGGCGGATGCGCAGGTGCCGCTGACCCTGCGGGAAGTCTGCGATCTGACCACCGAGGAAATCGCCCGGGCGTTTCTTTCCGCACCGGCGGCGATTGCCCAGCGCATCGTGCGGGCCAAGGCCAAGATTCGCGATGCGAAAATCCCTTATCAGGTCCCGAGCCTGAACGAGTTGCCGGAGCGCCTCGACAGTGTGTTGCGGGTGATTTATCTGGTGTTCAACGAAGGCTATTCGGCATCGATGGGCACTGAATTGATCCGTGAAGACCTGACCCGCGAGGCGATCAGACTCGGGCGTTTGCTCATGGAATTGCTGCCGGAGCCGGAGGTCATGGGCCTGCTGGCGTTGATGCTGCTGCATGAGTCGCGGCGCTCGGCGCGGACCTCGGCGCAAGGGGAGTTGATTCTGCTCGATGATCAGGACCGCTCGCGCTGGGATGCCGGGTTGATCGCCGAGGGTTGCGCGCTGATCGAACGTGCGCTGAGCACGCGGCGCTTCGGGCCTTATTGTCTGCAAGCGGCGATCGCTGCGGTGCATGCCGAGGCGCCTTCAGCGGCGGATACGGACTGGCAGCAGATCGTTGGCCTGTATGACGTGCTGTTGCGTGCAGTGCCGTCGCCGGTGATTGAATTGAACCGCGCAGTGGCAGTGGCCAAGCGCGATGGAGCGTTGGCGGGGTTGACGCTGATCGAGGGGATTCTCGATCGTGGCGAATTGCAGGATTACCACCTCGCGCATTCGGCTCGGGCGGAGTTTTGTCGGCAACTGGGTCGGGTGGAGCAGGCGCGGGCGGCGTACCTGCGCGCCCTGGAGCTGACCCGGCAAGAGCCGGAGCGGCGGTTTATCGAGGCGCGGCTGGCGCAATTGGATTGA
- a CDS encoding pyridoxamine 5'-phosphate oxidase family protein, giving the protein MIDSIEALEAIYGLPHERAMRKQIGFLNEDYQAMVRVSPLVIVSSVGADGLDNSPRGDAPGFVRIIDQNTLALPDRPGNNRIDTLRNVLHDPRVSLLFIIPGIGETLRVNGTATISADPELLESFAVNGKPAKTVLLVTVEAAFFHCSKAFVRSDAWNPETHLPRSALPSAGAFHKRLNDGQFDAETYDREAPKRVIDTLY; this is encoded by the coding sequence ATGATCGATTCAATCGAAGCACTGGAAGCTATTTACGGCCTGCCCCACGAGCGCGCGATGCGCAAGCAGATCGGTTTTCTCAACGAGGATTATCAGGCGATGGTGCGGGTCTCGCCGCTGGTGATCGTCAGCTCGGTGGGCGCCGACGGCCTGGATAATTCACCCCGTGGCGATGCGCCGGGGTTCGTGCGGATCATCGACCAGAATACCCTGGCCCTGCCGGATCGCCCGGGCAACAACCGCATCGATACCCTGCGCAATGTGCTGCACGATCCTCGGGTGTCGCTGCTGTTCATCATTCCGGGCATTGGCGAGACCTTGCGGGTCAACGGCACCGCGACCATCAGCGCCGACCCTGAGCTACTGGAAAGCTTTGCGGTGAACGGCAAACCGGCGAAAACCGTGTTGCTGGTGACGGTGGAAGCGGCGTTTTTCCATTGTTCGAAAGCGTTTGTTCGTTCGGATGCGTGGAACCCCGAGACCCACTTGCCGCGCTCGGCCCTACCCTCTGCCGGCGCGTTTCACAAGCGCCTGAACGACGGGCAGTTCGATGCCGAGACCTACGATCGCGAAGCACCAAAACGGGTAATCGACACCCTCTACTAA